The sequence TAGTTACGTCCTTCATTCTCTTAAGCTGAAAAACAAGTTCCCTAAGGTACTCCCTTATCCAAATAACGTCTTGATGGCTCATTATTATTAATGGCGCTATTGGGTCAATAACGAGTCTCTTAACATCGTACTTCTTAACCTGCTCAATAATCATCTTGGCCAAGTCCCTTGGATCAAGGGTTATTTTCTCATCCCGTGCATAGATCCTGAAGTAGGTTCTGAAATCAGCCATTATCAACTTACCGCTCCTTTCATAGGAATCCAAGTCCCAACCAAGCGCGTCGCGGACGCCCTTCTTAACGTCCTCGGAGGGTTCGTCCACAGTGACGTACATACCCACCTCCTCTAGGTCGGCTCCTGTTTTTAGGAAGGTTAGGCTAAAGATTGTCTTGCCAGTACCAGCCTCGCCGGCTATTAGGTAAACCTCGCCTTTCTTGAATCCACCACCGAGTATGTACGTATCTAGGTAGTTAATGCCAGTTATTGCCTTGTCCTCGTAATAATAGTAATAATATGGGTATTGCTCCTGTGGATACTGCATTGTTTGCGTATTGTAGGGATATTGATAATAGGTCATTGTATCATAGTAATTATTTGATTGATAGTTATTATTATAATTGGAATTAGGATAGGAATCCGAAGCAGCGGTTACTGATCTCCTCACTTGGTTCATATTACCCGACAATAGTTATAAGAGTACTTATATATGTTGCGTTTCATCACCGTTCCTTTGGCTTTACCTTAAGTTGAACATTGAACTTCCTCCTAATATTCTCAAGCTTAGGCAAACCCTTAGAGATAACAGCGCCTATGTAAGCATCTGGGACCTGAATAACGATTGAGCCATCATCGTCCTTAACTATCGATATCTCCTCCGGCGGTACATACTTTCTCAATACCCTCACGATCCTGCCAACCAATCTCTTGTCGCTAATGGCAGGGCTAATCCTACGTGATTTGCTGATGGGCGTTACAAATATCTCCTCACCAAACACATAAATCTCGTATTCAGTGACGTCATTTATAAAGTCCTTAACAATAACTACGGGCCTAGCAAGATCCTCCTCGCTCATGCCCTCGGGCACCTTAACTGTTAACTCAAGGCTATAGACCTTCTGAACCTCGCCATCCTTCATGTACAATACGGTATCAACTATGGAGGGAAGCATACCAAGCTCGGTCCTACCTATGAATCTTTGAATTGAATCTATCGGACTCGTTGCGTGAACGACGCCGACCATACCAACACCCGCCAGTCTGAGGTCTATGTATAATTGGAAGTCGGCCGTGTCTCTCATCTCGTCGAAGATCGTGAAGTCAGGCCTAGACAACAGCAGTAGGTCGTGAACCTCCTCAGAAGTTGCGTAGGTCTTTGATATCTGTGTTATCTCATTAGGCAAGATCATGTCTCTAGGTGATTCAACGGTTTTAACGATCTTACCAAGGTTCATGTAGTACTCTGCCAGGGCCTGGGCGAAGGTGGTTTTCCCAGCACCAGGTGGACCGGCTATTAGTATTCCCTCGGCCTGCCTGCTCAACCTATCGAGAACCTTTGGATGTAATGAGTACTCCTCAAGTCTTCTCTTAATTAATGGCCTAACCGCCGTTATCTCAATACCATCAGAAACAGGGGGTAGCGCAATGACTATTCTATACTCGCCGTGCTGGATTATGAGGGAATTCTCCCTCCTGATCTCAACCCTAGTATTACTATTGGCCATGAGAGACGCAGATATTAACTCCCTAACAATCCTCTCGAGGTACTCCCTACCAAGCGGTTCATTACCAAGAGGCACCAATTGCCAGTTACCTGGTCTTCCCTTCTTGGCGTATGGTATTGAACTCTCCTTTAGATGTACGGACATCGTGTCACCATCAAAGAACCTCTCTATCTCTAGTCGATCCTTGTGCTGTCCTATGAATAGTGTTTCGATGCCCATTGCATGGGCGATTTCAAGGCTCATCTCATCACTGGTTACCAAGGTGGCGCCCAGCTCCCTAGTCAGCTCCCTAATGATTTCATCCACTGAGTGCTGATCAGGCCTTGGTATTGACTTGGGGAATATTGACACGTACTCAACCTTTACATCTTCAAGGCCAAGCTTATTTATTGAGTCCATGATGTAGTTCAACTCTCTAATGCCTAACCAACCCAGTGCACCGCCAGCCCTAGCCTCGTTCTCAAACTTTCTAATTATCTCGGTATGTATTAATAACCTACCCCTAATGTTACCCTTTAGTATTGCTTCCTTTAGGCTTCCATCCAGAAACACTGATGTGTCAGGTACGTAAATATTGCTTATCTGCATCTCACTTATCGCTATATAATCGATACTAACACCCTTAATAAATGCTTTTGTTCATAATAACAGGAATTAATCATTACTAATAACCACAGTACCATCAGTGTCTAACCCAGCCTTTAGCACGGAACCACCAGTAAGCTCTATTGCCTTCTCAACCTCAGACTTATTGGTTAAGGCGATCATACACCCACCGCCACCCGCACCAGTTAGTTTAGAGCCAAGGGCACCCGCGTACCTAGCTACGTACACCATCTCATTCAATTGCTTAGTGGATACACCCAACGCATCCAGCAAACCGTGGTTTATATTCATTAAAACACCCATCAATTCCAAATCACCCTTTTCCAAGGCCTCCCTACCCTTCCTAGTGATCACGCCTATGGACCTTATTATGGGTTCAATCACGTCCCTCATGGACTCATACTTCCTCCTAACCATAGCCACTAAATCCTTGGTTGTACTAACCCTCGGTGTATAACCAATTATTAGTGGAATAGTCACACCAGGCTTCACAGGCTCCATTGCTGTGCTATTGCCCTCAGGCTTTATGTACATAATACCGCCAAAGGTAGCCATTGTAGTGTCTGTGGGACTCGCCGAACCCTGTACGTCCCTCTCAACCTGCCAAGCCAAACGTGCTAACTCACGTTTGTCAACGTCATAACCCAATTCCTTTACGTAGGCCAGTATTGTCGCCACGGCCACCGCCGCTGACGTACCAAGTCCAGCGCCCACTGGCATCTCTGACCGTATCATTAAGTCAATACCGACCTTCTTATTGAAGTATTCCATGGCTAACTCAACGGCTCTCTTGACATAACTAAGTGCGGAAATGACTGCGCCGTAGTCTGTTCTTGCGACTATATCACCATTCTCATGAATAGTCACAGAAATACCTGCCAATCTCAAGTCCCTTGCATTTATACTTACCTTGTTATCATCCCTTGCCTTTGCGGTGACGTATATGTACTTATTAACGGCCATTGCCAGGGCAGGCTCCCCATAAACAACAGCATGTTCCCCATATAGTATTACCTTACCTGGTGCCCTTACAGTAACCACAAAACCATGATAATTATGGGGAATTAAATTCTTCCATTAATATCTCATAAACACCAACACTGAGGGCACTGGGTAATGAGGACTAATGGGCCTAATGAAAAACTGAGTATGAACTTAGTTAACCTCCTTAATAACTAACCTAAAGTAGCATAATTACTCATTAACAGTGCGATGGGCTCTCCCTAGGTTAATTACCATTAAACCCAACGATAGAACTAACGGTATTAGGAACAGAGACTCCGTGTTCAACCTATATAGTTCGCCCGCCACATAACTACCTATTGTCTGTCCAATTAATTGAAATGTTATTAATAGGCTCATTCCGTAGCCCCTCCTATCAATATTAATCCTATTACCCAACTCGCTCTGTATTGCGGTCATGATTAATTGGGCACCAACCTGCAGAAGTAACATGTACCCAATGGTCGAGTAGGTATTTTCGAGCAAGCCTATTGCGCTACCCACCGTGTTAATAATGATCCCAGTAATAAGCAATTTACCTCTATACTTATCGACATAAAACAAGAGGAGGATGCCTAGTAATATGTAAGCCGCGTAGGAGGCGGATACAAGGTAACCCCAGTATACGGTGCTTAGCCCCAGCCTGTAAACAACGTATATAGGCAGTAATGTGTTGATGGGCATTACTGCTATGTACATTATTAATGTTGTTAAATACATGATTAATAGGTCACTTGGTAAATGAGTCATGTTACCCAAGGAGTAGTAGGAACGCAATAACTCCCTAAGGGAGATACTCCTTGACTTGTTGTTTAGGGTCTCCTTAATCGTGAAATGCCTAATTATTGATACGATCGTGGATATGGCTGCGGAAAATAGGTAGGCAAACCTAATACCAAGTAATCCATACTTGTTAATTAGGAGGCCGCCGATTGGCGGTAGGACTAACCACGGTATCTGGGGTAGTACGGATGTCACCAGAATACCACTGGCGTATTTTTCAGGCGGCAATGAGTCTA is a genomic window of Vulcanisaeta souniana JCM 11219 containing:
- a CDS encoding PINc/VapC family ATPase, with product MQISNIYVPDTSVFLDGSLKEAILKGNIRGRLLIHTEIIRKFENEARAGGALGWLGIRELNYIMDSINKLGLEDVKVEYVSIFPKSIPRPDQHSVDEIIRELTRELGATLVTSDEMSLEIAHAMGIETLFIGQHKDRLEIERFFDGDTMSVHLKESSIPYAKKGRPGNWQLVPLGNEPLGREYLERIVRELISASLMANSNTRVEIRRENSLIIQHGEYRIVIALPPVSDGIEITAVRPLIKRRLEEYSLHPKVLDRLSRQAEGILIAGPPGAGKTTFAQALAEYYMNLGKIVKTVESPRDMILPNEITQISKTYATSEEVHDLLLLSRPDFTIFDEMRDTADFQLYIDLRLAGVGMVGVVHATSPIDSIQRFIGRTELGMLPSIVDTVLYMKDGEVQKVYSLELTVKVPEGMSEEDLARPVVIVKDFINDVTEYEIYVFGEEIFVTPISKSRRISPAISDKRLVGRIVRVLRKYVPPEEISIVKDDDGSIVIQVPDAYIGAVISKGLPKLENIRRKFNVQLKVKPKER
- a CDS encoding ATPase domain-containing protein — encoded protein: MQYPQEQYPYYYYYYEDKAITGINYLDTYILGGGFKKGEVYLIAGEAGTGKTIFSLTFLKTGADLEEVGMYVTVDEPSEDVKKGVRDALGWDLDSYERSGKLIMADFRTYFRIYARDEKITLDPRDLAKMIIEQVKKYDVKRLVIDPIAPLIIMSHQDVIWIREYLRELVFQLKRMKDVTTIMTSEIPTGEENKLSRFGVEEYLASGVIMLSLREVSLLNNDFGCLARVMFIRKMRWMPIRPIKLIYEIGPSGIYVIGPLNDRNTLDYYRSYYCGQQYSQGYYYPQTQQYYTSQYYETQQ
- a CDS encoding MFS transporter, yielding MRSIRSNIKYYVTGNVGILLLTWFLYAIGNAVTSPYFSIYLKMLGANAVDIGLTYSVSVVAQLMTIIPGGYLTDTMGRRLSIIIGTWLITITTYLMVIAPSWQLLAVFYALSMAAGFYQPALLAILIDSLPPEKYASGILVTSVLPQIPWLVLPPIGGLLINKYGLLGIRFAYLFSAAISTIVSIIRHFTIKETLNNKSRSISLRELLRSYYSLGNMTHLPSDLLIMYLTTLIMYIAVMPINTLLPIYVVYRLGLSTVYWGYLVSASYAAYILLGILLLFYVDKYRGKLLITGIIINTVGSAIGLLENTYSTIGYMLLLQVGAQLIMTAIQSELGNRINIDRRGYGMSLLITFQLIGQTIGSYVAGELYRLNTESLFLIPLVLSLGLMVINLGRAHRTVNE
- the mvk gene encoding mevalonate kinase; amino-acid sequence: MVTVRAPGKVILYGEHAVVYGEPALAMAVNKYIYVTAKARDDNKVSINARDLRLAGISVTIHENGDIVARTDYGAVISALSYVKRAVELAMEYFNKKVGIDLMIRSEMPVGAGLGTSAAVAVATILAYVKELGYDVDKRELARLAWQVERDVQGSASPTDTTMATFGGIMYIKPEGNSTAMEPVKPGVTIPLIIGYTPRVSTTKDLVAMVRRKYESMRDVIEPIIRSIGVITRKGREALEKGDLELMGVLMNINHGLLDALGVSTKQLNEMVYVARYAGALGSKLTGAGGGGCMIALTNKSEVEKAIELTGGSVLKAGLDTDGTVVISND